In Limibacter armeniacum, a single window of DNA contains:
- a CDS encoding T9SS type A sorting domain-containing protein, protein MYKIILCLAVCILTLLIPSLQIQAQTNNPDDVSCDTIFGITGTGTLEWIHPASNTSGLYENNISGVNALAINSDLGLAYYANNQMVYWYDLKTKEEGLLGTFNVEGDLQSGGAAFHEGSLYIGTEVESMAKDIYRIQLNPDGKSAKNGPAVENLTNGNGPTYDYGDIVVDGPQDDLVIYGSTYDGIESQNTIWMYQVASDTYTELTRLKTDYVFQLAKDGNGKYWAYNFSTGELHNVTFNPFTIINTVTIKAFTYFDLGGSYCSLSPCNLTVDKVIINTTDETENNQDGTATITTTDADSLLYTISDENGIIEPEQLSDSITVENLSAGIYSVKVTDPDDPTCSVTRSFEIGRVSQSLLTVSSICRRAYEGSELYSIEVTNSGSIVGTIRYIDINGNDSQIPVPAENTINLISSGMEVHEVKEDGTTHVLEIDDNAMDNCFSTEIANIQCIDIVWIDEQYKQKWEIKNTNPTPILYRIATENGNYGDWEMVNSDTTEVFYLPFDTEIAFFMFENEMQTEGKCDTCDGLTGFVTPEEFELLNRGDIIYYPNPVMENLTVKVPCITETVEIQLYNAIGQMIAEYTVGGSQFASFDMSTYSSGMYIMRTKINGKMIFKRLIIL, encoded by the coding sequence ATGTACAAAATTATATTGTGCCTTGCAGTCTGTATCCTAACATTATTGATCCCCTCCCTCCAAATTCAAGCACAGACAAACAACCCAGACGATGTTTCATGTGATACAATTTTTGGAATAACTGGAACGGGCACACTTGAATGGATACACCCTGCCAGCAATACTTCAGGTCTTTATGAGAACAATATCAGTGGTGTGAATGCTCTGGCAATCAACAGTGACCTTGGTTTGGCTTATTACGCCAATAACCAAATGGTTTACTGGTACGACCTTAAAACAAAAGAGGAAGGTCTACTCGGTACTTTTAATGTTGAAGGAGATTTACAAAGCGGTGGTGCTGCTTTTCATGAAGGCTCCCTTTATATAGGAACAGAAGTCGAGTCAATGGCAAAAGATATCTACAGGATACAACTTAATCCTGATGGAAAATCGGCAAAAAATGGCCCTGCTGTAGAAAACCTGACAAATGGTAATGGCCCTACCTATGATTATGGTGACATCGTTGTTGATGGTCCACAAGATGACCTTGTCATATATGGCTCCACCTATGATGGAATTGAAAGTCAAAACACCATTTGGATGTATCAGGTAGCAAGTGACACCTATACAGAATTAACTCGCCTAAAAACCGATTATGTTTTCCAGCTTGCTAAAGATGGAAATGGGAAATATTGGGCTTACAATTTTTCTACAGGTGAATTGCATAATGTCACTTTCAACCCATTTACAATTATCAATACTGTAACCATTAAGGCATTTACCTATTTTGATTTAGGAGGCTCCTACTGTTCTCTGTCTCCGTGTAACCTCACGGTAGATAAAGTTATCATCAATACAACCGATGAAACTGAAAACAATCAAGATGGTACAGCGACAATCACAACCACAGATGCAGACTCTCTTCTTTACACCATATCTGACGAAAATGGAATAATTGAGCCTGAACAGCTAAGTGATTCAATTACAGTTGAAAACCTTTCAGCAGGCATTTACTCTGTAAAAGTAACTGATCCTGATGACCCTACATGTTCTGTTACAAGATCATTTGAAATTGGTCGTGTATCTCAATCGTTGCTTACAGTATCAAGCATATGTAGAAGAGCCTATGAAGGGTCTGAATTATACAGTATAGAAGTCACTAACAGTGGTTCTATAGTTGGAACAATCCGTTATATAGACATCAATGGAAACGATTCCCAAATACCCGTTCCTGCTGAAAATACGATTAATCTTATTTCTTCGGGAATGGAAGTCCATGAAGTAAAAGAGGATGGCACAACCCATGTATTGGAAATTGATGACAATGCGATGGATAATTGTTTTAGTACAGAAATTGCAAATATCCAATGTATTGACATTGTTTGGATTGATGAGCAATACAAACAAAAATGGGAAATCAAGAATACCAACCCTACTCCTATACTGTATAGGATCGCCACAGAAAATGGTAACTATGGCGATTGGGAAATGGTCAACTCAGACACAACTGAAGTTTTCTACCTTCCTTTCGACACTGAAATTGCTTTCTTCATGTTTGAGAATGAGATGCAAACGGAAGGTAAATGTGATACCTGTGATGGGCTTACAGGGTTTGTTACTCCAGAAGAATTCGAACTTCTAAATCGAGGTGATATAATTTATTATCCTAATCCTGTTATGGAGAACCTGACTGTAAAGGTACCTTGTATCACTGAAACAGTAGAAATTCAACTCTACAATGCAATCGGACAGATGATTGCTGAATACACTGTTGGAGGATCACAATTTGCCTCTTTTGATATGAGTACCTATAGTTCAGGTATGTATATCATGAGGACTAAAATCAATGGCAAAATGATCTTTAAAAGATTGATCATCCTTTAA
- a CDS encoding Crp/Fnr family transcriptional regulator codes for MEKTKLWYFDNLSVLSVLSKDEKKWVSEHSVMSAFKRKELVYCAGDSSKSLYFLKEGKVKISRYSDGGKEIILDILSPGHIFGELSLTGEQEHNEIAEVLEDALVCCISVSEMENIFRKNPAFNLSITKLIGLRLKKVQSRLEHLCFYNAEDRVKMFISEQMAEHGRRLPNGEVEIKLKLTHEDIAKLTATNRQKVTTVLSALEKERQIKYNRTRILVRENATL; via the coding sequence ATGGAAAAAACGAAGCTATGGTATTTTGATAACTTGAGTGTATTATCAGTTCTGTCTAAAGATGAGAAAAAATGGGTAAGTGAGCACTCTGTAATGTCTGCTTTCAAGCGTAAAGAGCTTGTTTATTGTGCAGGTGATTCATCCAAGAGCTTGTATTTTTTGAAAGAAGGTAAAGTCAAAATATCTAGGTATTCTGACGGAGGGAAGGAGATTATTTTAGATATACTGTCACCGGGACATATTTTTGGGGAGCTTTCCCTAACAGGTGAGCAAGAGCATAATGAAATTGCAGAGGTCTTGGAAGATGCCTTGGTTTGTTGTATCAGTGTGTCAGAAATGGAGAATATTTTCAGGAAAAATCCTGCATTTAATCTGAGTATCACGAAGCTGATAGGATTGAGGCTTAAGAAAGTCCAAAGTAGGTTAGAGCATTTGTGCTTTTACAATGCAGAGGATAGGGTAAAGATGTTTATCAGTGAGCAAATGGCTGAACACGGTAGGAGGTTACCGAATGGTGAGGTTGAAATCAAACTGAAGCTTACCCATGAGGACATTGCAAAACTGACTGCCACCAATAGACAAAAAGTGACTACTGTGTTAAGTGCTTTAGAAAAGGAACGTCAGATCAAATATAACAGAACGAGAATTCTTGTGAGGGAGAACGCTACACTCTAG
- a CDS encoding tetratricopeptide repeat protein: protein MISIKHITLLLLLVGFFFSVSDVEAQRRDKRRNKKVDHPSATFKGVSKAVQAEAESLFIDGMGKFMLEDFAEALESFKECDKITGNEPAVKYQMAQCFYMLKDFEKSLPYATRAMELGKDNKYYYQLVGELYKEMEQFGRALEINKSLLENTGDDEDTYMEIAALHLMMNNPEEAIKTYDKMQEVYGVDEMVVRQKQRIYIRLNKLDDAIDEGQLLIDSFPDVDEFKYSQVRLLIGNSLNDKAKEMLDPLLEENPEDGQAHFLKANILMAQGDEEGYRRELKVAFGSEDMSVDEKLNILGNYLQYIHNEKQMEEGFELAQIAARTHPDHPQMNVVMGDFLIRQRKLKDSRAYYEKAVELDGNNYNTWQQLMNIDWELNDMDQLAKHSEMALEMFPNQVNFYLFNGTALYMQKEFMEAEAILEQGLSLAIDPATKSQFQAQLADVYHELEKYRKSDEAFDAVLAFDPNDPHALNNYSYFLSTRKEHLEKAQEMASKLIEMHPDDATYLDTYGWVLYVKGDYGEAEKILKKAVAQSNDATVIEHYGDVLFRLGRKEEAIQQWQKAKGAEGEHSEMLEKKLAEGKLIE from the coding sequence ATGATATCCATAAAGCATATAACATTATTACTCCTGTTAGTAGGTTTCTTTTTTTCTGTTTCTGATGTAGAGGCGCAGCGTAGGGATAAGAGACGCAATAAAAAAGTAGACCATCCTTCTGCAACATTTAAAGGGGTTTCCAAAGCTGTTCAAGCTGAAGCAGAATCACTTTTTATTGATGGAATGGGGAAATTTATGTTGGAGGACTTTGCCGAAGCCTTAGAAAGTTTTAAGGAGTGTGACAAAATCACTGGAAATGAGCCTGCTGTAAAGTACCAAATGGCTCAATGCTTTTATATGCTGAAGGATTTTGAAAAGTCTTTGCCATATGCTACTCGTGCAATGGAGTTGGGAAAGGATAACAAGTATTACTACCAGCTTGTCGGAGAGTTGTATAAAGAAATGGAGCAATTCGGAAGGGCATTGGAAATCAATAAGTCTCTATTGGAAAATACGGGAGATGATGAAGATACCTATATGGAAATTGCAGCCCTTCACTTGATGATGAATAATCCGGAAGAGGCCATCAAGACATATGATAAGATGCAGGAAGTTTATGGTGTGGATGAAATGGTCGTAAGGCAGAAACAGCGCATTTATATCAGGCTTAATAAATTGGATGATGCCATAGATGAAGGCCAATTGTTGATAGATAGTTTTCCTGATGTTGATGAGTTCAAATACTCTCAGGTAAGGCTACTGATTGGTAATAGCTTAAATGACAAGGCAAAAGAAATGCTTGACCCACTTTTGGAGGAAAACCCTGAAGATGGTCAGGCTCATTTTTTGAAAGCCAATATTCTGATGGCTCAAGGTGACGAGGAAGGGTATCGCAGAGAGCTGAAAGTTGCCTTTGGTAGTGAGGATATGTCAGTTGATGAGAAGCTGAATATATTGGGAAATTACCTTCAATACATTCATAACGAAAAGCAAATGGAAGAAGGTTTTGAACTGGCTCAGATAGCAGCTAGGACACACCCTGATCATCCGCAGATGAATGTAGTAATGGGAGACTTTTTGATCAGGCAACGAAAACTAAAAGATTCAAGAGCATACTATGAGAAAGCGGTTGAGTTGGATGGGAATAATTATAACACTTGGCAACAACTCATGAATATAGATTGGGAGCTCAATGATATGGATCAGTTGGCCAAACACTCAGAGATGGCTTTGGAGATGTTCCCCAATCAAGTGAATTTCTATTTGTTCAATGGTACTGCTTTATATATGCAAAAGGAGTTTATGGAAGCCGAAGCTATACTTGAGCAAGGATTGTCTTTGGCAATTGATCCAGCGACCAAATCTCAGTTTCAGGCTCAACTCGCTGATGTGTACCATGAATTGGAAAAATACCGTAAGTCTGATGAGGCTTTTGATGCTGTTTTAGCTTTTGATCCAAATGATCCTCATGCATTAAATAATTATAGTTACTTCCTTTCAACTAGGAAAGAGCATCTTGAGAAAGCACAAGAAATGGCTAGTAAGTTAATTGAAATGCATCCTGACGATGCTACTTACTTGGATACCTATGGTTGGGTTTTATATGTAAAAGGGGATTATGGTGAAGCTGAAAAGATCTTAAAGAAAGCTGTAGCCCAATCAAATGATGCGACTGTCATCGAACATTATGGTGATGTATTGTTTAGACTAGGTAGAAAAGAAGAAGCAATTCAGCAATGGCAAAAAGCTAAGGGAGCTGAAGGAGAGCACAGTGAAATGTTAGAGAAAAAACTTGCTGAAGGAAAGTTGATTGAATAG